A genome region from Ottowia testudinis includes the following:
- a CDS encoding GNAT family N-acetyltransferase has translation MKVPWPMLADSILIRPIERTDYKQWLPLWDGYNAFYGRSGATALPEAITVATWERFFDPAEPVHALVAVQGERIVGLAHYLFHRSTTRLNEVCYLNDLFTLPECRGQGIARRLIEAVYASAQAVGSTRVYWSTQTTNIAGRALYDQVAQHHGFIIYSHELGA, from the coding sequence ATGAAAGTGCCCTGGCCGATGCTTGCCGATTCCATCCTCATTCGCCCCATCGAGCGCACCGACTACAAGCAGTGGCTGCCTTTATGGGACGGCTACAACGCCTTTTATGGCCGCAGCGGCGCCACAGCGCTGCCCGAGGCCATCACCGTTGCGACCTGGGAGCGCTTCTTCGATCCCGCCGAGCCGGTGCATGCACTGGTGGCGGTGCAGGGCGAGCGCATCGTCGGGCTGGCGCACTACCTGTTTCACCGCAGCACAACGCGTCTGAATGAGGTGTGCTACCTGAACGACTTGTTCACCCTGCCGGAATGTCGGGGCCAAGGCATTGCGCGGCGCCTGATCGAGGCGGTTTACGCCAGCGCCCAGGCGGTGGGCAGCACGCGCGTGTACTGGAGCACCCAGACCACCAATATCGCCGGCCGCGCGCTGTACGACCAAGTGGCGCAGCACCACGGCTTCATCATTTATTCGCACGAGCTGGGCGCATGA
- a CDS encoding LysE family translocator, producing MMWSAFLTMAALHWVVLVTPGVNFVLIGQLAVDGQRDRAVAAALGVSSMTLLWALLSVLGMGVVFAAHPDLRQLLQLAGGAYLCYLAWKLWTNPPAGTTEAMAHLPSRVAAFRRGFVTNALNPKPALFFGSVFATAVPPAAGWTWMVAAVALVYANALVWHMLLALAFSHAAVLRRYARQRARLNRLSAVVLGVFGARLIAETVQALRARLAPSLA from the coding sequence ATGATGTGGAGCGCATTTCTGACCATGGCCGCGCTGCATTGGGTGGTGCTGGTCACGCCGGGTGTCAATTTCGTGCTGATTGGCCAACTGGCGGTCGATGGACAGCGCGACCGCGCTGTGGCTGCGGCGCTTGGCGTTTCGAGCATGACGCTGTTGTGGGCGCTGCTGTCTGTTCTGGGGATGGGCGTCGTGTTCGCGGCTCACCCCGACCTGCGGCAGCTGCTGCAGCTGGCGGGCGGCGCCTACCTGTGTTACCTGGCATGGAAGCTTTGGACCAACCCGCCAGCGGGAACGACTGAGGCCATGGCCCACCTGCCCAGCCGCGTGGCGGCTTTCCGGCGCGGCTTTGTCACCAACGCGCTCAATCCCAAGCCGGCGCTGTTCTTTGGCAGCGTGTTTGCCACCGCAGTGCCGCCGGCGGCAGGCTGGACTTGGATGGTTGCCGCGGTGGCCTTGGTATACGCCAACGCGCTGGTGTGGCACATGCTGCTGGCGCTGGCCTTCTCGCACGCCGCCGTGCTGCGGCGCTACGCGCGCCAGCGGGCGCGCCTGAACAGGCTTTCGGCCGTGGTTCTGGGCGTCTTCGGGGCGCGTCTGATCGCGGAGACGGTGCAGGCGCTGCGTGCCCGGCTCGCACCCTCTCTTGCATGA
- a CDS encoding PLP-dependent aminotransferase family protein, producing the protein MPEPLYRQIAGDYLAAITAGSLQRGDRFPSVRQIMQTRGVSMSTAVQVCHALEDAGHLQARPRSGYYVQAAPRACLRPPPEVGAPVPLPAGAYEGLNGFISEFLARSERVPGGINFGTAVGRPDMYPMAALQRIAASVLRQRPQVFTTTARRYGHPDFTGVLARRAVMRGMALAPEQITVTHGCAEAIHLALRATCRPGDVVAIESPAFHGMLQLLPSLGLTALELPTSPVTGLSVEALELALHQQAPRIKAVLAVPTVHNPLGCSMPPEAKAALVALCVRYGVTLIEDDSYSELDSEQALARPAKAWDAGGDVIYCASLNKVLAPGMRLGWMAAGRWQARVEMLKYTQSRFPEELGQQVLARFMDSSAYDRHLRRMQQSLRVQRQHMADAVATHFGPQAALHVPSGGLMLWLKLPGGVSATRLANAALEEGIRTIPGSLCSALPRFDGYMRLSCGAVTPAQIDAGVARLAALAQQQTGGPP; encoded by the coding sequence ATGCCCGAACCGCTCTACCGCCAGATCGCCGGCGACTATCTGGCCGCCATCACCGCCGGCAGCCTCCAGCGCGGTGACCGCTTTCCGTCCGTGCGGCAAATCATGCAAACGCGCGGGGTGAGCATGAGCACCGCCGTGCAGGTCTGCCACGCGCTGGAAGACGCCGGCCACCTGCAGGCGCGGCCGCGCTCGGGCTACTACGTGCAGGCCGCGCCACGCGCGTGCCTGCGCCCGCCGCCCGAGGTGGGCGCGCCCGTGCCTCTGCCGGCCGGCGCCTACGAAGGGCTGAACGGCTTCATCTCGGAGTTTCTGGCGCGCTCCGAGCGCGTGCCAGGCGGCATTAACTTTGGCACCGCCGTGGGGCGGCCCGATATGTACCCCATGGCGGCCTTGCAACGCATCGCCGCCAGCGTGTTGCGCCAGCGGCCCCAGGTCTTTACCACCACCGCGCGGCGCTACGGCCACCCGGATTTCACCGGCGTGCTGGCGCGGCGCGCGGTGATGCGCGGCATGGCGCTGGCGCCCGAGCAGATCACCGTCACCCACGGCTGCGCCGAGGCGATTCACCTGGCCTTGCGCGCCACCTGCCGGCCGGGCGACGTGGTGGCGATCGAGTCGCCCGCCTTCCACGGCATGCTGCAACTGCTGCCCAGCCTGGGCCTGACCGCGCTGGAGCTGCCGACCAGCCCCGTCACCGGCCTGTCGGTCGAGGCGCTGGAATTGGCGCTGCATCAGCAGGCGCCGCGCATCAAGGCCGTGCTGGCCGTGCCCACGGTGCACAACCCGCTCGGCTGTTCCATGCCGCCCGAGGCCAAGGCCGCGCTGGTGGCCCTGTGCGTGCGCTACGGTGTGACGCTGATCGAAGACGACAGCTATTCCGAGCTGGATAGCGAGCAGGCGCTGGCGCGCCCGGCCAAGGCGTGGGACGCGGGCGGCGACGTGATCTACTGCGCCTCGCTCAACAAGGTGCTGGCGCCCGGCATGCGCCTGGGCTGGATGGCGGCAGGGCGCTGGCAGGCGCGCGTGGAAATGCTCAAGTACACGCAAAGCCGTTTCCCTGAAGAGCTGGGCCAGCAGGTGCTGGCGCGCTTCATGGATTCCAGCGCCTACGACCGCCACCTGCGCCGCATGCAGCAGAGTCTGCGCGTGCAGCGCCAGCACATGGCCGATGCGGTGGCCACGCACTTCGGCCCGCAGGCCGCGCTGCACGTGCCCAGCGGCGGCTTGATGTTGTGGCTGAAGCTGCCGGGCGGCGTGAGCGCCACGCGGCTGGCCAACGCGGCGCTGGAAGAAGGCATACGCACCATACCCGGGAGCCTGTGCTCGGCGCTGCCGCGTTTTGATGGCTACATGCGCCTGTCGTGCGGCGCCGTCACGCCCGCGCAGATCGATGCCGGCGTAGCGCGGCTGGCGGCGCTGGCCCAGCAGCAGACGGGCGGCCCGCCATGA
- a CDS encoding threonine dehydratase has translation MPILPRLADIEAAAQVVYREFPPTPQYRWALLSERLGTDCWVKHENHTPVGAFKIRGGLSYFAALKTRGQLPREVVSATRGNHGQSMAWAARVHGVACTIVVPRGNSAEKNAAMRALGAQLIEHGDDFTESSDHAARLAEQRGALRVPSFHPDLVSGVATYWWEFLRAVPHLDVAYVPIGLGSGACAAIAAKRALGHAARIVGVVSAHATTYADSIAAGCVTEAPATTRIADGMAVRRADAAALAVLAEHLDHIVKVCDDEVAAAMRAIFTDTHNVAEGAGAAALAAAMQERAALRGQCVGLALTGANVDAEVLARLLQQQ, from the coding sequence ATGCCCATCCTGCCCAGGCTGGCCGACATCGAAGCCGCCGCCCAGGTCGTCTACCGCGAATTCCCGCCCACGCCGCAATACCGCTGGGCGCTCCTGTCCGAACGCCTGGGCACCGACTGCTGGGTCAAGCACGAAAACCACACGCCGGTGGGCGCCTTCAAGATTCGCGGCGGCCTGAGCTATTTCGCCGCCTTGAAGACGCGCGGCCAACTGCCGCGCGAAGTCGTCAGCGCCACGCGCGGCAACCATGGGCAAAGCATGGCCTGGGCGGCGCGCGTACACGGTGTCGCCTGCACCATCGTGGTGCCGCGCGGCAATTCGGCCGAGAAAAATGCCGCCATGCGTGCGCTGGGCGCGCAGCTGATCGAGCACGGCGACGACTTCACCGAAAGCAGCGACCACGCGGCCCGCCTGGCCGAGCAGCGCGGCGCCTTGCGCGTGCCCAGCTTTCACCCCGACCTGGTCAGCGGCGTGGCGACTTATTGGTGGGAGTTTCTGCGGGCCGTACCGCACTTGGACGTGGCCTACGTGCCCATTGGCCTGGGCTCCGGGGCGTGCGCAGCCATCGCGGCCAAGCGCGCGCTGGGGCACGCGGCGCGCATCGTCGGCGTGGTCAGCGCCCACGCCACCACCTATGCCGACTCCATCGCCGCGGGCTGCGTAACCGAGGCGCCGGCCACCACCCGCATCGCCGACGGCATGGCCGTGCGCCGCGCCGATGCGGCGGCGCTGGCCGTGCTGGCGGAACACCTGGACCACATCGTCAAGGTCTGCGATGACGAGGTGGCCGCCGCCATGCGCGCCATCTTCACCGACACCCACAACGTCGCCGAAGGCGCAGGCGCTGCTGCCCTGGCCGCCGCCATGCAAGAGCGTGCCGCGCTGCGCGGGCAATGCGTGGGCTTGGCACTGACAGGGGCCAATGTGGATGCGGAGGTGTTGGCGCGTTTGCTGCAACAACAATAG
- a CDS encoding VOC family protein, giving the protein MSDSTLHDRLRLDHLVVMADSLDEGAAWCEHALGVAPGPGGEHPLFGTHNRLLAIGSPAFPLAYLEIIAINPVAKESQSTWTSDRKRWFDMDDEQLRAQVRSHGPRLIHWVARVPDLAQAAVALAVHEIDRGELLHASRATPSGLLEWQITVRPDGQRLFDGCLPTLIEWGAAHPAAAMPASGIALQSLALRHPRAAALAEASAALGLTQARIDHAPQAAIEAMLTTPRGAVTLST; this is encoded by the coding sequence GTGAGCGACAGCACCCTGCACGACCGCCTGCGGCTCGACCACCTGGTGGTGATGGCCGACTCGCTGGACGAGGGCGCCGCGTGGTGCGAGCACGCGCTGGGCGTGGCGCCCGGCCCCGGCGGCGAGCACCCGCTGTTCGGCACCCACAACCGCCTGCTGGCCATCGGCTCGCCGGCTTTCCCGCTCGCTTATCTGGAAATCATTGCTATCAATCCAGTAGCAAAAGAGAGCCAATCCACGTGGACAAGCGACCGGAAACGCTGGTTTGACATGGACGACGAGCAGTTGCGCGCCCAGGTGCGCTCGCACGGCCCGCGCCTGATCCACTGGGTGGCGCGCGTGCCCGATCTGGCACAGGCCGCCGTCGCGCTGGCGGTGCACGAGATCGACCGCGGTGAGTTGCTGCACGCCAGCCGCGCCACGCCCAGCGGCCTGCTCGAATGGCAGATCACGGTGCGCCCCGACGGCCAGCGCCTGTTCGACGGCTGCCTGCCCACCTTGATCGAGTGGGGCGCGGCGCACCCGGCCGCCGCCATGCCCGCCAGCGGCATTGCCTTGCAATCGCTGGCCCTGCGCCACCCGCGCGCTGCCGCCCTGGCTGAAGCCAGCGCCGCGCTGGGCCTGACCCAGGCGCGCATCGATCACGCCCCGCAAGCGGCCATCGAGGCCATGCTGACCACGCCGCGCGGCGCCGTCACCCTCAGTACTTGA
- a CDS encoding cupin domain-containing protein: MKADFLRTLRQLPAAPTAAYPEGAPFIRALAHGSMTLELYAPGSNADGRDRQQPHARDELYVVQRGPATLRIGAQRFDAAPGDVLFVPAGADHRFETFAPDFATWVVFHGPDGGEKP, translated from the coding sequence ATGAAAGCCGACTTCCTCCGTACCCTGCGGCAACTGCCCGCCGCACCCACCGCCGCCTACCCCGAAGGCGCGCCCTTCATCCGAGCACTGGCGCACGGCAGCATGACGCTGGAGCTGTACGCGCCCGGCAGCAACGCCGACGGCCGCGACCGCCAGCAGCCACACGCGCGGGACGAGTTGTATGTGGTGCAGCGAGGCCCGGCCACGCTGCGCATTGGGGCGCAACGCTTCGACGCGGCGCCGGGCGACGTGCTGTTCGTGCCCGCTGGCGCTGACCATCGCTTCGAGACCTTCGCACCCGACTTTGCAACCTGGGTCGTCTTTCACGGCCCCGACGGAGGAGAAAAACCATGA
- a CDS encoding DMT family transporter: MSGSAAPSVTSGPQGDARLLAGFWLGVLGVACFAITLPATRLATGTAADPQLSPWFVTFGRAALAGLLSAAYLAVVRSPWPARAQWRDLSLSMLGNCVGYPLLLAWALRSVTATHAAVITALLPLVTAMVAAWALHQRARPAFWACAVLGSALVVAFAWLRAGGNGGFGFDAADGLLGLAVIAASVGYIYGAKVTPALGAERVICWVCLGALPLTLPAALWLWPANAGEIRPSSWAGFVYVGTVSMWAGFFAWYRGLDWGGALRVSQTQLLQPFLAMLFAWPLLGERLDAVSVGFALAVVATVFVGRRVSVSAPASKN; the protein is encoded by the coding sequence ATGAGCGGCAGCGCCGCGCCGTCGGTCACGTCCGGCCCGCAGGGCGACGCGCGGCTGCTGGCCGGCTTCTGGCTCGGCGTGCTGGGCGTGGCGTGCTTCGCCATCACCTTGCCCGCCACGCGGCTGGCGACCGGCACGGCGGCCGATCCGCAGCTCTCGCCCTGGTTCGTGACCTTTGGCCGCGCCGCGCTGGCGGGGCTGCTGTCGGCGGCTTACCTGGCCGTGGTGCGCTCGCCCTGGCCCGCGCGCGCGCAGTGGCGCGACCTGTCGCTGTCGATGCTGGGCAACTGCGTGGGGTACCCGCTGCTGTTGGCCTGGGCGCTGCGCAGCGTCACGGCCACGCACGCCGCCGTCATCACCGCGCTGCTGCCGCTGGTCACCGCCATGGTGGCCGCTTGGGCCTTGCATCAGCGCGCGCGCCCCGCCTTCTGGGCCTGCGCCGTGCTGGGCAGTGCGCTGGTGGTGGCGTTTGCCTGGCTGCGCGCGGGCGGTAACGGCGGCTTTGGTTTTGACGCGGCCGACGGCCTGCTGGGGCTGGCCGTCATCGCCGCTTCCGTGGGCTACATCTACGGGGCCAAGGTCACGCCCGCGCTGGGCGCCGAGCGCGTGATCTGCTGGGTCTGCCTGGGCGCGCTGCCCCTCACGCTGCCCGCCGCGCTGTGGCTGTGGCCGGCCAACGCGGGCGAGATTCGCCCCAGCAGCTGGGCGGGGTTCGTCTACGTCGGCACGGTGTCGATGTGGGCCGGCTTCTTCGCCTGGTACCGCGGCCTCGACTGGGGCGGCGCGCTGCGCGTGAGCCAGACGCAGCTGCTGCAACCGTTCCTGGCGATGCTGTTCGCCTGGCCCTTGCTGGGCGAGCGGCTGGATGCGGTGTCGGTCGGCTTCGCGCTGGCGGTGGTGGCGACGGTGTTTGTGGGGCGGCGGGTGTCGGTTTCGGCGCCGGCCTCGAAGAATTGA
- a CDS encoding PhzF family phenazine biosynthesis protein produces MNARPFQQIDVFTAAPGFGNPVAVVLDGTGLDGDAMQRFARWTNLSETTFVLPPTEPQADYRLRIFTPGGELPFAGHPTLGSCFAWLAAGGQPKSAERIVQQCAKGLIPIRRDGARLAFAAPPSVRSDLAPDVLAQTVQALGLKPEQVRRAQLLDNGPVWLTLQLDSADTVLALAPNHAQLVKLGFKVGVAGVHQAPAAIELISKSSREARAFGASADAPLIEVRAFAAPIGVTEDPVTGSLNASLAQWLIDAGELPTRYVAAQGMALGRAGRVHIERDAAGQVWVGGDCVRVIQGRVTL; encoded by the coding sequence ATGAACGCTCGCCCTTTTCAGCAAATCGATGTCTTCACCGCCGCCCCCGGCTTCGGCAACCCCGTGGCCGTGGTGCTGGATGGCACCGGCCTGGACGGCGACGCCATGCAGCGCTTCGCGCGCTGGACCAACCTGTCGGAAACCACCTTCGTGCTGCCGCCGACCGAGCCGCAAGCCGACTACCGGCTGCGCATCTTCACGCCCGGCGGCGAGTTACCGTTTGCCGGCCACCCCACGCTGGGCTCGTGCTTTGCGTGGCTGGCGGCGGGCGGGCAGCCCAAGTCGGCCGAGCGCATCGTGCAGCAGTGCGCCAAGGGCTTGATCCCGATCCGGCGCGACGGCGCGCGGCTGGCGTTTGCCGCGCCGCCCAGCGTGCGCAGCGATCTGGCGCCCGATGTGCTGGCGCAGACCGTGCAGGCGTTGGGACTGAAACCCGAGCAGGTGCGGCGCGCCCAGTTGCTCGACAACGGCCCGGTCTGGCTGACGCTGCAACTGGACAGCGCCGACACCGTGCTGGCGCTGGCGCCCAACCACGCCCAGTTGGTCAAATTGGGGTTCAAAGTGGGTGTAGCGGGTGTCCATCAAGCGCCAGCAGCTATTGAATTGATATCAAAGTCAAGCCGCGAGGCGCGCGCGTTTGGCGCGTCAGCGGATGCACCGCTGATCGAGGTGCGCGCCTTTGCCGCCCCCATCGGCGTGACCGAAGACCCGGTCACGGGCAGCCTCAACGCCAGCTTGGCGCAGTGGCTGATCGACGCCGGCGAGCTGCCCACGCGCTACGTGGCTGCGCAAGGCATGGCGCTGGGCCGGGCCGGGCGCGTGCACATCGAGCGCGATGCGGCCGGTCAAGTCTGGGTTGGCGGAGATTGCGTGCGCGTGATTCAAGGCCGGGTGACGCTGTGA
- a CDS encoding Bug family tripartite tricarboxylate transporter substrate binding protein has translation MIRRRRFTATLLAAASSAALPRAWAADERPVRLLVGFPAGGGSDAIARLLADKLKDQLQRAVLVENRPGAGGQLAAQQLKAAPADGTTVFLSHDHTISILPQVVARPGYAPHDDFVPLGGFATFVNGLAVSPGTPAKSVAEYVQWVKSQGGGKSAVGIPAPASTPEFLVQLLAKRYGLDLTPVPYKGSAPMMADMLGNQIPAGIGSVQDFIEYQRAGKLHMIAVLGAQRQAAMPDVPTLAELGFKGLEDTPFYGIWAPKGTPAGFINSFSHALEKVVALPEVRKPLTDMGLTVGYMNPQQLDQRERAYTKVWARIIAESGFKPL, from the coding sequence ATGATCAGACGCCGCCGCTTTACCGCCACCCTGCTTGCCGCCGCATCGTCCGCCGCGCTGCCCCGTGCCTGGGCGGCGGACGAGCGCCCGGTGCGCCTTCTGGTCGGGTTTCCCGCCGGAGGCGGCTCGGACGCCATCGCGCGCCTGCTGGCCGACAAGCTGAAAGACCAGTTGCAGCGCGCCGTGCTGGTCGAGAACCGCCCTGGCGCCGGCGGCCAGCTCGCGGCGCAGCAGCTGAAGGCCGCGCCGGCCGACGGCACCACGGTGTTCTTGTCGCACGACCACACCATCTCGATCCTGCCGCAGGTGGTGGCGCGCCCGGGCTATGCGCCGCACGACGACTTTGTGCCGCTGGGCGGCTTTGCCACCTTCGTCAACGGGCTGGCGGTGTCGCCGGGCACGCCGGCCAAGTCGGTGGCTGAATATGTGCAGTGGGTCAAATCGCAAGGCGGCGGCAAGAGCGCGGTGGGCATCCCGGCGCCGGCCTCGACGCCCGAGTTTCTGGTGCAGCTGCTGGCCAAGCGCTACGGGCTCGACCTGACGCCCGTGCCCTACAAAGGCAGCGCGCCCATGATGGCCGACATGCTGGGCAACCAGATCCCGGCCGGCATCGGCTCGGTGCAGGATTTCATCGAATACCAGCGCGCCGGCAAGCTGCACATGATCGCCGTGCTGGGCGCCCAGCGCCAGGCCGCCATGCCCGATGTGCCGACGCTGGCCGAGCTGGGCTTCAAGGGGCTGGAGGACACCCCCTTCTACGGCATCTGGGCGCCCAAGGGCACGCCCGCCGGCTTCATCAACAGCTTCAGCCACGCGCTGGAAAAAGTGGTGGCGCTGCCCGAGGTGCGCAAGCCGCTCACCGACATGGGCCTGACCGTGGGTTACATGAACCCGCAGCAGCTCGACCAGCGCGAGCGTGCGTACACCAAGGTGTGGGCGCGGATCATCGCGGAAAGCGGGTTCAAGCCGTTGTAA
- a CDS encoding PLP-dependent aminotransferase family protein, translating to MNPQDMKSTTPWHLAERAHAMNPSAIREILKVTERPGILNFAGGLPSPETFPVDAMRAACATVLAEGSAVARPSLQYASSEGLPELRAWIAAELAKQGATVSPDQVLITTGSQQGLDLIAKVLIDKGSRLLVESPTYLGALQAFTPMQPAVESIESDSGGVSASALREALQKGERPRFIYLLPNFQNPTGRTMDEARRQAVIAVCREHGLPIVEDNPYGELWFDQPPPKPLLARWPEGVVYLGSFSKILAPGLRLGYIVAPPALYPKLLQAKQAADLHTPGFNQRVVAEVIKDGFLDRHVPTIRARYHAQRDAILAALARELGPTGAEWTQPVGGMFVWVRLPDGLNAQALLPKAVDAGMAFVPGAPFYAGAPDVRTLRLSFVTSTPAQIDQGMAALGQVVRAAL from the coding sequence ATGAACCCTCAAGACATGAAATCCACCACCCCCTGGCACCTGGCCGAACGCGCCCACGCCATGAACCCCTCGGCGATCCGCGAGATCCTGAAGGTGACCGAGCGCCCCGGCATCCTCAACTTTGCCGGCGGCCTGCCGTCGCCCGAGACCTTTCCCGTCGACGCTATGCGCGCCGCCTGCGCCACGGTGCTGGCTGAGGGCAGCGCTGTGGCGCGCCCGTCGCTGCAATATGCGTCGAGCGAAGGCCTGCCCGAGCTGCGCGCCTGGATTGCCGCCGAACTGGCCAAGCAGGGCGCCACCGTGTCGCCCGATCAGGTGCTGATCACCACCGGCAGCCAGCAGGGGCTGGACTTGATCGCCAAGGTGTTGATCGACAAAGGCAGCCGCCTGCTGGTCGAATCGCCCACCTACCTGGGCGCACTGCAGGCCTTCACGCCCATGCAGCCAGCCGTCGAAAGCATTGAGAGCGATTCGGGCGGCGTGTCGGCGTCGGCCCTGCGCGAGGCGCTGCAAAAAGGAGAGCGCCCGCGCTTCATCTATCTGTTGCCCAACTTCCAGAACCCCACCGGCCGCACGATGGACGAGGCGCGGCGCCAAGCGGTGATTGCCGTCTGCCGCGAACATGGCCTGCCCATCGTTGAAGACAACCCCTACGGCGAGCTGTGGTTCGACCAGCCGCCGCCTAAGCCGCTGCTGGCGCGCTGGCCCGAGGGCGTGGTGTACCTGGGCTCGTTCAGCAAGATCCTCGCCCCCGGCCTGCGCCTGGGCTACATCGTCGCGCCGCCCGCGCTCTACCCCAAGCTGCTGCAGGCCAAGCAGGCGGCCGATCTGCACACGCCCGGCTTCAACCAGCGCGTGGTGGCCGAGGTGATCAAGGACGGCTTTCTCGACCGCCACGTGCCCACCATCCGCGCCCGCTACCACGCCCAGCGCGACGCCATTTTGGCCGCGCTGGCGCGCGAGCTGGGTCCGACCGGGGCCGAATGGACGCAGCCCGTGGGCGGCATGTTCGTCTGGGTGCGCCTGCCCGACGGGCTGAACGCGCAGGCGCTGTTGCCCAAGGCGGTGGACGCCGGCATGGCCTTCGTGCCCGGTGCGCCGTTCTACGCTGGCGCGCCGGATGTGCGCACGCTGCGGCTGTCGTTTGTCACCTCCACGCCCGCGCAGATCGACCAGGGCATGGCGGCGCTGGGGCAGGTGGTGCGCGCGGCGCTGTGA
- a CDS encoding histidine phosphatase family protein, translated as MPTLYLVRHGQASFGADDYDHLSDLGRRQSVRLGQYWRERFGAALRFDAVLTGTLRRQIGTWQGMAEGGAFDAPHVSWPGLNEYDSHAVIAAIHPEPLARPGTPELYRQHFRLLREGLAAWMDGRVQPVGMPSYADFRAGVVGALDHVRQNFKGDVLLVSSGGPIATAVAHILDAPAATSIELNLRIRNTAVTEFAFTPKRHQLITYNTLPHLDAETYRDWVTYA; from the coding sequence ATGCCCACTCTCTACCTCGTGCGCCACGGCCAGGCCAGCTTTGGCGCCGACGATTACGATCACCTCAGCGACCTCGGCCGCCGCCAGAGCGTGCGCTTGGGCCAGTATTGGCGAGAGCGTTTCGGCGCCGCCCTGCGCTTCGACGCCGTCCTCACTGGCACGCTGCGCCGGCAAATCGGCACCTGGCAGGGCATGGCCGAAGGCGGTGCGTTCGATGCGCCCCATGTCTCATGGCCCGGCCTGAACGAATACGACAGCCACGCCGTCATCGCCGCCATCCACCCCGAACCGCTGGCCCGGCCCGGCACGCCCGAGCTGTACCGCCAGCACTTCCGCCTGCTGCGCGAGGGCCTGGCGGCGTGGATGGACGGGCGCGTGCAGCCGGTGGGCATGCCGAGCTACGCTGACTTTCGCGCCGGTGTGGTGGGCGCACTCGACCATGTGCGGCAGAACTTTAAGGGCGATGTTCTGCTGGTCAGCAGCGGCGGCCCCATCGCGACCGCCGTGGCGCACATCCTGGACGCGCCAGCGGCCACCAGCATTGAGCTGAACCTGCGCATCCGCAACACGGCGGTGACCGAATTCGCCTTTACGCCCAAGCGGCACCAGCTCATCACCTACAACACGCTGCCGCACCTGGACGCCGAAACCTACCGCGACTGGGTGACCTACGCGTAA
- a CDS encoding glutathione S-transferase family protein, with the protein MIRLWGRLSSINVRKVAWTLQETGVPFERIDAGLSYGVVDSDAYGAKNPNRLVPLLEDGDFVLWESNAIVRYLCARYAPALYPHELRARFDAERWMDWQQTTLNRAGGPAFVQLVRTPAEQRDPGVIDASRAAMAPLIAMLDAHLVTRPWMGGDAFSMADIPVACDIHRWWNLPQPAPEAPHVQRWFSAILARPATRGVLDLPLA; encoded by the coding sequence ATGATCAGGCTGTGGGGCCGCCTGTCGTCCATCAATGTGCGCAAGGTCGCGTGGACCTTGCAGGAGACTGGCGTGCCGTTCGAGCGCATCGACGCCGGCCTTTCGTATGGCGTCGTCGACAGCGATGCCTATGGTGCGAAAAACCCGAACCGGCTAGTGCCCCTGCTGGAAGACGGCGACTTCGTGCTGTGGGAGTCGAACGCCATCGTGCGCTACCTGTGCGCCCGCTACGCGCCCGCGCTGTATCCGCACGAACTGCGGGCGCGTTTTGACGCCGAACGCTGGATGGATTGGCAGCAGACCACGCTGAACCGCGCCGGCGGTCCGGCGTTCGTCCAGCTCGTCCGCACGCCGGCCGAGCAGCGCGATCCAGGCGTAATCGACGCCTCGCGCGCTGCCATGGCGCCGCTGATCGCCATGCTCGACGCACACTTGGTCACCCGACCGTGGATGGGCGGCGACGCCTTCAGCATGGCCGACATCCCCGTCGCCTGCGACATCCACCGCTGGTGGAATCTGCCGCAACCGGCACCCGAGGCGCCGCACGTGCAGCGCTGGTTCAGCGCCATCCTGGCGCGTCCGGCCACGCGCGGCGTGCTTGATCTTCCACTGGCTTGA